One Methanosphaera sp. WGK6 genomic window carries:
- a CDS encoding winged helix-turn-helix domain-containing protein: MKKILLWLILGTKGGLNRAKIIKKLKERPYNLNQLSKELDLNYRTVSHHISKLEEMNIVESYGKSYGKMYFLTDKINETYEDFEEILNQVEQ, from the coding sequence ATGAAAAAAATATTATTATGGCTTATTTTAGGTACTAAAGGTGGTTTAAATCGAGCCAAGATTATTAAAAAACTTAAAGAACGACCATATAACCTAAATCAATTATCCAAAGAATTAGATTTAAATTATAGAACAGTATCCCACCATATATCTAAACTAGAAGAAATGAATATTGTTGAATCATATGGAAAATCTTATGGAAAAATGTATTTCTTAACAGATAAGATCAATGAAACATATGAAGATTTTGAAGAAATTCTTAACCAAGTAGAACAATAA